Sequence from the Nymphaea colorata isolate Beijing-Zhang1983 chromosome 9, ASM883128v2, whole genome shotgun sequence genome:
AAGGCCATCCAACATCTCATAAATTCTTGAGCTCTCTGGATGCCTCGTATCAGCCACCATGAATTGATACTTCCTTCCCCCCATCTCCAAACAACTCCATCCTGTCTGCTTTTTCATCCCACTGTCCTTCATAGCAGCTCTAACTCTCTGTGCTTCAGACCATTTTCCTGCTGTAGCATAAATATTTGTTAATTGGACTTTCCAAGCTATGTTTCCCGGGTCTAAAATGGCCAACTTCTTTGCAGCTCTTTCTGCCACGACCACATCCCTAGAACTCCTGCAAGCACCCAAGAGAGCTCCCCACACAGCTGAACCAGGTTCGAGAGGCATCTTATTTATAAACTCTTCTGCTTCTATCAAACGCCCGGACCTTCCCAAGATGTCAACTACACAAGCATAGTGATCCAAACTTGGCTCAATGCCATAGTCAATTACCATGCTGTTAAAGCACTGGTAACCCTCCATTACGTTGCCTGAATGACCAAATGCAGACAACAAAGACACAAACGTGATGTCATTTGGGTGAGTCGGACCATACTCTTGGAGCTGTGCAAAAATTTTCAAGGCAGACCTACTATCGCCATGCATCCCATATGCAGAAATCATTGAGTTCCAAGAGCTCAGATCCTTTTCTGGCATTTCCAAGAAAATCTGTTCTGCAAGATCGATTCTACCAGCCTTTGcgtacatatccaacaaagaattCTGTACAAAGATATCTGAGTCAATTCCTGACCTTATTATAAAACCATGGAGAATTTCACCATATCGTAAAGAACCAAGCTGAATGCAGGCTTGGAGTGCACTAAGCATTGTAACTGCATCTATTTCTATATCATCATGTTGATTCATTTCATGTAGAAGCCGTAAGGCTTCATGTAAGCAGTCATTGCGGGCATAGCACTCAATCATGGTGTTCCACGAGATGTTGTCTCTTGAATGCATCCTGTCGAAAATCAAacaggcagaagcaacctgcttacattttgcatacatgtcCATGAGTGAGTTCTCAACTACAGCACACGGAAGGAATCCATGTTTAATTAGGTAACAATGTATTGATTGGCCCCGTTTGAGAGATATTTCATGGCAGCAACCTTGCACTACAGTTGCCATAGTTTCTGGGCTTAGATATTCCTCAGCAATATGGGATTGGATAAAAATTTCCAGGGCTCTGCCGATAGAACCACTCTGCACGTATCCCACGATCATTGCACCCCATGAGTCTATGCTTCTCTCCAACAACTTATCGAAAACTTGATATGCGACATCCATCGATCTACTTTTTGTATACATATTTATGAGCGAAGTTGCAACGGTAGGGTCACTTCTCATCTCTGTCTTCATTACAAAACCATGAATTGACCTGCAAAGGTTTGGTGCATTTAGGTAACTACAACCACGCATTAGACTGGTCAATGTGACGACATTTGGCATCACAAGGTCATTCTGCATCCTAAAAGCCCACATAAATGCTCTCTCAATTAGTTTGTGGTCTATGCACCCTGTGATGACTGATGTCCAAGAAACCACATCTCTGCAATTCATCCTGTCCAGCATCTTCTCAGCAGCACCGATAGCTCCACACTTAGAATAACTATCTATTAGAGAATTTAATAGAAACTTGTCCATTGAGAAACCATTCCTCAATGTATAAGCATGCACCATCATCACCAACTGCAAATACCGCCTTTGTGCACATGCCTGAAGCAGAGTTGCTAAAGTAAATTCATTAGGAAAAAGATTCTCGACTAGCATTTGCCTAAACATTTCAATGGCAGAGTCGCCTTCGCCATGCTGGCAATAACAGGAAATCAGAGCAGTCCAGGTGACTACATTTTGTTCATCCATTTGGTTGAACACATTCACCGCCATGTCCACGCACCCACACTTCGAATACATGTCCACCAGAGAGTTATCAACAAACACGTCAATGCCCAATCCAAGCTTCAACATTTCTGCATGGATGCACATCCCAAAACTCACATCCCCCAGTGCGGTGCAAGCATTCAGAACTCCCACAACAGTCATTGGATCAGGCAGGCACCCCTCCATCTTCATTTGCCGATAAAAAACTAAACCCTCCTCCGCAAAGCCATTCTGCACAGAACCACCAATCATCGCATTCCAAGATGCGGTTTCTCTCTGAGGCATTCCATCGAACACTCTACACGCATTCTCAAACCGCCCGCAGTTAGCATACAAAGATATCAGAGAGGTCCCAACGAAAGAATCCGGCAGGTACCCATTTCGCAGAACATGGCAATGAATCTCCTTCCCTGATTTCAGAAGCATAAGCTTGGAACACGCCTTAATGGCAGCAGGGAAAGTAAGACCATTAGGCCTCACGGAACCGCTCCATCCGAGCTCCGAGTACAAGGACACGGCATCAAGCCACGCACAGTTTATCCCAAAAGCCTTGATGATCGAGTTCCACGAAACAATGTCAGGGTCTGGAATACAACGGAACAGGTCATGGGCATCGCCGGAACAACCAGAATTTCCATAGATGGAGAGAATTCTGGTGGCGAGAGCGAGGTCGTTGGGAAGGAGGGCCACCTTGAGAGCATGAGCGTGGACTTGTTTGGCGGATTCCAGACGAGGGGAGCCTCTAAGGAGGGTGAGAAGGTGGAGATGGGCGGTGGGGTTTGGAGCACCTTTGCTGTCCTCCGCCGCGTGATGACATCTCCCGCCGGTGGTTTTTGAAAACGAGGTTGGAAGCAAGACCTGTGGAAGCTGCAGCAGCATCGGACAGTAGGGGAAGAGTTGAGAATTTGGGACTCACTGCCAGAGTTGAGAATTTGGGCCtcaatgaggaaaaaaatatattttccaagAGCTGCAATGAACTAGAACAAGTTCTTTGGGCGGAACTGCTACATCCCATGGAAGTTATGTCTACGATAAAACCAGGCAGCTCTAAGGTAtggcttcatatatatatatatatatatattaatccaACCTTATATTCTTATGATCATTCAATTGATTTTAGTAGGAAACATGTATAAATTAATCATTTGCTATGTCTGAATATATTTTGAGCAATGAAAAAATCAAGAGCTCAACACTGAAAACTTGAACAAgattttttcaatcaaaagAACTTTTAGAAGATaaatttgaactaaaacatgCCTTACCATACTAAATGGTGGTAGACATATCTGCAGCATCATATCAAGTTATAAGGATGTCTCTGGGTGATAATTTGTCTCCAAAACGATGTTTTAAGCATACTTAAGTGATTCTAAACTGGGTTAGGAAAAAATCCCAGTCTTGATAGACTAAACATTTTCCAAAGTGGTGTGAATAACCTCTCCCCCACCTCCCCCCGCACGCCTCCTTACTCCCTACTGTTTTTCatagaaaactttttttttctttcacctaAACGCACAAACTTCAATATTTGATAAAAAACGAAGTTGCCACAAAACCTGATTTGTGCCATCTAAAACACTTCAGAAGAATATCTAAGTGTAGTTGAAGTGCCTGAATTTTCTTGGACGCAAGATTTGAGATACCTCAATCTCTGTGAATTACTTCCAAGATCTCATTCCAGATGCATTCTTCACTTTATAAGTAATTCTAATCGATGTTATATGAATATCGTTATAAtcgtgtgttttttttttgtgtgacaTGGTTATGTTTGTAGTGTGGTGTTGAagttttttttgcattttttgtaacAGGTTTTGGTTTGACATTGTTACGTTTAGTTGATGGTAatactttttaatttaaacatTCAATGGAACCATTTTTTGTCTCTCCATTCTTTGTCTTTTGTACAGTCACACACGGTGAGGCCTGTCAAGAAGCCCAAACCAAATATTCATTGTGAAATCTAATCTTTAGGTTCTTCTCATCATCAAGCTATATATTCAAACTAAATGGTTGTTACATTTATTTCATGCTCAAAAGTGCACTTTCATTTTCAGGGCcattttatcttaaaaaaaaatcaaaagagaaaagcacATATGAAGCATAACATAAATTAGCAACGTGAAAGATCTCATTTTCTGCTAATATATGATGTTTGTGTGCATCCAAGTGGGTGTAGAAATTTGCGTAAAACGTTGGGTGACCTAATGCTAGGTCACAGCCAGACTCCTCCGTTCTTCTTTCACCGGGGGGGAGGAGAGGGTCGACCGAATTTACAAAATTGCCACCTGCGCTTTTAAACTCTGCAGCTATAAGAGCCCCTTGCCTTCGTCCATTTTGGTCCGAGTCGTCTGACTGCGGGCGTTAgcgagagggggagcgggaaaGAGGTTAGGGCAAATATGATAATCCCCGTTCGATGCTTCACTTGCGGaaaggtactctctctctctctctctctctcttttcctgtCGCTCTCTGTGGCTTCGTGTGCGCAATCTGTTGGAGCTTCAAACGAGCATCGGACTCGATGTTTTTAGGGTTGTTCCTTCCAGGTTAATTAGATGGAGGGAAATAGAGAGATCTTGATATTATGTATCCAGCGTTCTTTTTGCTGAGGATTTGGGGTTGGGGTTTGCTTCCTTTCCTTGCGCTTTTTTTAGGGTAGCGCACTAGGTTTGGTGTTTTTGTTGTCGTTCTTCGTTGGTTTATGGCGGTTTGATCAACGCTTCGTCTGGATGCAGGTGATCGGGAACAAGTGGGATACGTATCTGGACCTTCTCCAGGCTGACTATACCGAAGGGTATCATCTCCTATCGCTTTTTTCATTTATCTCGTTTCTCTTTTCGTTTGTTTTCCATTCGcaatttttgttcaattttttggcTTCCTTTCTGTTGCCTGTGGGATTCGTCTAGTTGATAATCTTTACGTGGCTCTTTATTATCGAACCGTGCTTTTTCTAAAATCTAGTTAGGTAGACTAATTGAACTACATGTTCAGATGGGTTTACGGGTCTTGGTATGTGAtatttgaaattgagcttgggTGACAGAAGTAAAGGCTGTCATGCCAAAGTTCGTATGAGCGCTTCCGGCGCCTAtcttttataagagagagatgtgagttttttttttgttcctgcTGTTTCGAgcacttttatatttttgtgaaattctAATGAATTTTCCTGAGGTTCTACAAGATTGCCAATTTTTTTCATGGATTGGTGTCTTCAAAGACAACTTTCCATGAATCGATAGAGATAAGTTGATAACTAGTCCTGGCAAGAAGTTCTAGATTAGCCTTGCCCTATTTTCAAAGTGCACACTCCTACCGGAACCAACGTGTGATTCAATTGCCTACTATTCtagttttatgatttttttataatgattCGCTTCTACAAAATGACAAAGGGAATTCACTTTGTTTGATAGATAaagttataaataaaaaatgaactgcCAAAGTTACTGGTCTTCAGTGGCTGTGCAATTGGTACTTGTATAGGTTTAGTTGCCATATTTGCATCTCTGCGTACTGTTTCTGAATCATTAAAGTCAGAATAGCTAGTTGGGGTACAGTTTGTGTGACGGAGTTGGACGGACGTCATGTTTTTTATAACAAAGTTTCAGGCTGTACGGGGGAGAAAGAAGGAGGTCGTGGGGAGATTAGTGGCACCCAATGTGGCCATGCCTTTCTAAATCATAGCAACGAAGGTTGCCCGTCGGGTCTTGGTCGACCCCCTGTTTAAAGTGAAAATGTTCTATCACAATCCTGCTACCATTCAACTACTTGAGTGGGTGTTAGGAATGATAACATAATAGTATGAAGGGAAATACATTATTTGAAACTCCAAATATATGGTAATTACTACTAACTAGTTACAGAATTTGAAGACAATCTGTGAGTTAGGGCTGTCAGGATGGCCATTCTGTTTTGCCAAAGGAGATCATGGAACAAGCTTCAGTAACAAAACGATGCAAATCTCTGGTAAAAGCACATTCATAAAATGGTGGTTTCTCCTTATGAATAGGTGTAATACTCATCCAACTCACCTCTGACTAATCTGTTGGTGCTTAGTAGGCAACTTCAACTGCATGTTTTCCTTGATGCGTGGCCACCCTTGTCATGTAATGCAACTAAACATAAGCTTGGCAATTTCGTCTAATTACATGGATGTTCTGGTGTTACGGAGGTGCATTGGGAAAATGATTACATTTCTCCAGTTTTCTTCGATGTGGATCTTGGGTTTCCACGATTCACAAATCTTTGGTGTGTACTTGCCTTGGATTAGCTGTGCTAACTTTGTGGGTGTAAATTTTCAGGGATGCTCTTGATGCACTAGGTCTGGTTCGCTACTGTTGCAGGCGCATGCTGATGACTCATGTAGACCTTATCGAGAAGCTTCTTAACTATAAcagtaatctctctctctctcccgcgcGCGCACACTCAgaccctctctctttctctctctccctctcctctctctctctctctctctctctctctctctctctctctctctcgcgtgcGTGTGCACAGATGCACGAAAGCACGTGCCAAAATTTTAATTGCATTGATGCATGTGTTTTCCGCAGCACTGGAGAAAAGCGAGCCTGCTTAAATGTAGTTGGATGGGGAACATGACTCCGCACATAGGAACGGCATGTGGCGTTGCGTGGATGGTTATGCGTAGAAGTGGAAAGGTAGTTTTGATTTTGGCTCTTGATATGGAGAAACTGTATAAAGGAGATGCGCCTAATATTATACTATGACTTTAAAGACCGATTGTCGTGGAATGAATTGAACTTGTTTGCTGCCTGTTAGAAATCGTTTCCGAAAGACTGACTTCATACCGTTTTAGATGACTCAGCAAGAAGAAATAATCAGTGTTcgcaagaattttttttttttttttttttttttgtgagattCATCCGCTGTATCTCCATTGGGAAACCAGGTATACACATCCAAGAATTTCCCTACAGTTTATTTTACGTGGTGAACTTAGTGCTACCcttgaagattttcaaaatgcgAGTCTGTGTATAcatagtagttttttttttctttaaaacacGAATCTGTGTTTCTAAAATTAGTTTTAACCTTTCAAGTTATACatagtatatttttttttctttaaaacacGAATCTGtgtttatttaaatttatttttattagcTATTATCTTCTAATTTCTTTCCACATGAAattggaaaggagaagaaaaaaaaaaaactactattAACAGTCCTTAAAAaagtctttcaaattttttacttaAGTGTATCAAACAAAGTTAATTTTACCCTATAAAAAACTACTATGTGCATAAGGTTAATTTTACTTGTTAAATTTTACCTTGTCATCAAACATGCTTCAAATTGAAAGATGGAGAAATTtatcttgtaaattttttcaataaaatttacCACAGTAAATTTACCTTCTTCCATGCCATCAAACGAAACGGGCCTTAAAGTAACAGGCTGGAGGTTGAGTTAGTATTTTGCGCACAAGCCCACTGTTCTCCTGTAGTTTCATGAGTGAAACCGGATGAGGATGCCTATATAGGGATTGCTAAAACAGGGCATGGAGGTAAACGAAGTGGAAATGATAGAACTGGGCTTCAGCCACTTTGCCCGTTCACCAGAAATGAAGTATAACTTTTGGCTCGTGCTTCTATTGCAGGAGTACCGCATAAAtcaatcaagaaagaaaaggggaatATTGATTATCCGATGCGTGGCTTAAAAACACACTAGACAGATTctccattttctttctgttcATGGTGTAATTCTTAATACAAAAGTTAGCTTGAGCTCGACGCAGTAATCAGTAGGATGAAATCGTCGCGTTCGATTTTGTAAACATGTCGGCTCAATCGTGGCTTACCTTGTTGCATACGCCAAGAACTCTGTTTCGAGGAAAACAAAACCTCAAGACCAGGAAGCAGTACCGACGTAGGCATTACTAGGTTTACGACAGCAAATTGATGTCGAGACTTCTCAAAATCATTGGCAATTCATCATCAATTGGCTCTTAATGAGGCATCTTGCTTTAATTAGGAAAACCTGAACCGTGCTTGTCTATAGGGATGACACATGCACCTTGGTATTGGCTTATGCTCCCATTCTGAATCATGTGGACGCCAAAATCCTTTATGGATCTTCCCAATATAGAGAAGCACTCGCTGTCGTGGCTCGGTTTACCTGTTGTCGAATTTGTTATACCAGGCATCAGCTCCAATCTGTCAATTAAAGCTACATGCTGCCGGACTTACCGGATCAGAGTGGTTCCGTGCCCGGAGGCAGACATCCTAAAGATCAAACAACGCGAGGTCCCGGGTTAAGCATAGTCTGGCACTCAATTTGATTTAATAGTCGATTATCgtccccaaaaaacaaaaaaccaaccACCAAAAAGGAAACCACAAccaaaattttatcttttaacaTCATCTGGTTTACAGAGACGTTCTTAGAGCTCGAGCatgaaagcaaatgaaaatgcaaaagattATCAAGACAGAATAAAGCTTGTCCGTACCAGGCTCCACGGCACGTGTTGGAAATAGCGACCAAATAACTTAATGTAAACGTGCCTGAAAGCTGAAACCAGCGGTCGTGTGTATAACAAGTATGCACCATTTGCCAATTACAAATGCTCGAGTTCCAGCCGCCGCTGCCAAATCAACAATAAGGAGCACTAATCTTCTTTCTTGTCAGGAGCATCCAGAGCAGCTAGCCTCTCAACTAGAGGTGGGTGAGAATAATGGTAAGCAGAGTACCATGGATCTGTATTCATGGCTGAAAGATTTTCCTCCTAAAGAGTGGTGAGAGTTAGTATTAAGTCTTAAGTGCAAACAAGCAGGAAGAGCAAACTACATACCTGAAGTTTCACTAGACCTGCTCGCAGTGGTGCACCATACCCAAGCTTCTTTGCAAAAGCATCAGCCTAAAAACAGTAGATAGTAGTCAAGTTTCCATTAAATGCCAAGTCGctgtgaaaaacaaaatatacataGTTTACCTGAAATTCGAATGCACGGCTAACAAGATTAAGAACGAAACTCACAAGATGCTGAAGCGGTATTACCGTGTGCTGCAAAGGGCAAGTCATAATGAGAAAGATTAGTAGCTGTTTTAGTAGGGATATATTCTGTTCATTTTGCCACCTGCCTAGCGTTACAATCGGACTCAGTTATAGCTCGAATTGCccaattcaaatttcaaaccgaATTGATGAAAGTCCTGTTGAGGCACTTCTAATTTTTGAACAACTTAACATTTTTGCTATTATTCAACAagtattgttttattcttttccagTTGATTGATGCACTACTAACCACAAAATATTAGCATGCAAAAAGGGTATTATTTAGGCAATAGCAGAAACTAAACATTACCAATGAAAAACACGCACAACTGATTTGTGTTAACATAACAACCACCCAAGAAAAATCTGTGACAAAACAGAGCATCATAGGAAGTCTACCAAGCTGCAGCTGCTAGCTCGGACATAAACTAAGAATATATGAATAACAAAATGATGCTAATATTACCATTTGGACATTAATTTGGTGCTTTAAACATGtcaaaatatctaaaatatacttaaaaaatgataacGATTTAAAATGTTCTTGTCTAGTGGTCTAACACTAGATGGCATTCATTCTTGTAAATATTGCAGGGGCTAATAATATCTAGACTAGGCAATTCTACTTAACAAATaatggagagagaggagaaCGTGATACCTGAAAAATGATAAGCCCAATAAGTACAGGCTGtgtttcaaaaccaaaactaAGAAATAGGTCCTTCGAGTTCCTCACAAGCGTATAACCCCCAAACTGCAAAAACGTGAGAACCTGCATACCAAAATAATCAGTAGAAAAGTGGATATGGAAAATAATAGTTACAAACTTAAAGTTTTGGATTGAAGAAATAATCTAGGCAAGCAAGTTACAAGGACCAGATGGTTCTTGATTATTGTAAACTTAGGAGCATAA
This genomic interval carries:
- the LOC116259824 gene encoding pentatricopeptide repeat-containing protein At4g21300-like; this encodes MLLQLPQVLLPTSFSKTTGGRCHHAAEDSKGAPNPTAHLHLLTLLRGSPRLESAKQVHAHALKVALLPNDLALATRILSIYGNSGCSGDAHDLFRCIPDPDIVSWNSIIKAFGINCAWLDAVSLYSELGWSGSVRPNGLTFPAAIKACSKLMLLKSGKEIHCHVLRNGYLPDSFVGTSLISLYANCGRFENACRVFDGMPQRETASWNAMIGGSVQNGFAEEGLVFYRQMKMEGCLPDPMTVVGVLNACTALGDVSFGMCIHAEMLKLGLGIDVFVDNSLVDMYSKCGCVDMAVNVFNQMDEQNVVTWTALISCYCQHGEGDSAIEMFRQMLVENLFPNEFTLATLLQACAQRRYLQLVMMVHAYTLRNGFSMDKFLLNSLIDSYSKCGAIGAAEKMLDRMNCRDVVSWTSVITGCIDHKLIERAFMWAFRMQNDLVMPNVVTLTSLMRGCSYLNAPNLCRSIHGFVMKTEMRSDPTVATSLINMYTKSRSMDVAYQVFDKLLERSIDSWGAMIVGYVQSGSIGRALEIFIQSHIAEEYLSPETMATVVQGCCHEISLKRGQSIHCYLIKHGFLPCAVVENSLMDMYAKCKQVASACLIFDRMHSRDNISWNTMIECYARNDCLHEALRLLHEMNQHDDIEIDAVTMLSALQACIQLGSLRYGEILHGFIIRSGIDSDIFVQNSLLDMYAKAGRIDLAEQIFLEMPEKDLSSWNSMISAYGMHGDSRSALKIFAQLQEYGPTHPNDITFVSLLSAFGHSGNVMEGYQCFNSMVIDYGIEPSLDHYACVVDILGRSGRLIEAEEFINKMPLEPGSAVWGALLGACRSSRDVVVAERAAKKLAILDPGNIAWKVQLTNIYATAGKWSEAQRVRAAMKDSGMKKQTGWSCLEMGGRKYQFMVADTRHPESSRIYEMLDGLTAQMNNADLVESSFIFEQGGEEEMVIA
- the LOC116260030 gene encoding DNA-directed RNA polymerase subunit 10-like protein: MIIPVRCFTCGKVIGNKWDTYLDLLQADYTEGDALDALGLVRYCCRRMLMTHVDLIEKLLNYNTLEKSEPA